The Mucilaginibacter mallensis genome has a segment encoding these proteins:
- a CDS encoding 3-hydroxyacyl-CoA dehydrogenase/enoyl-CoA hydratase family protein, producing the protein MDAKRIIKKVAVLGSGVMGSRIACHFANIGVQVLLLDIVPKDAPADKKSRNKIVDDALAFALKSNPSPIYLKSFAKRITTGNFEDDMPKIAECDWIIEVVVERLDIKQKVFETVEKFRKAGTLITSNTSGIPIHLMAEGRSDDFKQHFCGTHFFNPPRYLKLLEIIPTKDTLSSVTDFLMAYGEKFLGKTTVLAKDTPAFIGNRIGVFSIMSLLHYVDKTGMTVEEVDKLTGPVIGHPKSATFRTTDVVGLDTMIHVANGLYENAKDDEARESFKIPEFVTGMAKNNWLGSKTNQGFYKKEKVDGANQFFALDLKTLEYKPSQKVKFPSLETTKTVDSLKDRLKILFAAKDKAGEFYRATFYELFAYSSNRIPEISDELYKIDAAMNAGFGWEMGPFEKWDALGVADTVKAMEESGNKPAQWVYDMLAAGAQSFYKVEHGKRLYYDIPSEAYKVIPGTEQFILLDNIRPTHTIWKNSGTTITDIGDGIINLEFHTKMNTIGGEVIEGINKAITLAEASYKGLVISNEGANFSAGANVGMIFMLAVDQEFDELNMVIKAFQNTMMRVRYSSIPVVVAPHQMALGGGCEICLHADKVVAHAETYMGLVEFGVGLIPGGGGTKEFALRLSDDLQDGDIETNNFRDRFLTIGQAKVSTSAYEAFEFGYLKKGRDAVVVSQNRLLAEAKQHCLQMADEGYVQPVPRTDIRVLGKQALGLGYVGANTMYSGNYISEHDVK; encoded by the coding sequence ATGGATGCTAAACGAATAATAAAGAAAGTTGCGGTACTGGGTTCGGGGGTGATGGGCAGCAGGATTGCCTGTCATTTCGCGAATATCGGCGTACAGGTGCTGCTGCTGGATATTGTACCGAAGGATGCCCCTGCCGATAAAAAAAGCAGGAACAAAATAGTGGATGACGCGCTGGCCTTTGCCTTAAAATCAAACCCGTCGCCCATCTATCTTAAATCATTTGCCAAACGTATCACCACCGGAAATTTTGAGGATGATATGCCCAAAATTGCGGAGTGCGACTGGATAATTGAAGTTGTAGTCGAACGCCTCGACATTAAGCAAAAGGTATTTGAAACGGTTGAAAAATTCAGGAAAGCGGGTACACTCATTACATCAAATACATCAGGTATTCCTATCCATTTAATGGCTGAGGGCCGCAGCGATGATTTTAAACAGCACTTTTGCGGCACCCACTTTTTTAACCCGCCGCGTTATTTAAAGCTGCTGGAAATTATCCCTACAAAGGATACATTAAGCAGTGTGACCGATTTCCTGATGGCTTATGGTGAGAAATTCCTGGGCAAAACTACGGTGTTGGCTAAGGATACGCCTGCATTCATCGGCAACCGTATCGGTGTGTTCAGCATTATGAGTTTGCTGCACTACGTGGATAAAACAGGCATGACGGTTGAAGAAGTGGATAAATTGACTGGCCCGGTTATCGGTCACCCGAAATCAGCAACCTTCCGTACTACGGATGTGGTGGGATTGGATACCATGATCCATGTAGCTAACGGGTTATATGAAAACGCAAAGGATGACGAAGCGAGGGAATCATTCAAGATTCCTGAATTTGTTACCGGTATGGCCAAAAACAACTGGCTGGGCAGCAAAACCAACCAGGGTTTTTATAAAAAGGAAAAGGTGGATGGCGCAAATCAGTTCTTCGCGCTCGACCTGAAAACTTTGGAATACAAGCCATCGCAAAAAGTAAAGTTCCCGTCACTGGAAACTACCAAAACGGTTGACAGCTTAAAGGATCGCCTTAAAATATTATTTGCCGCGAAGGATAAAGCAGGTGAGTTTTATCGCGCTACCTTTTACGAGCTATTCGCTTATTCCAGCAACCGGATTCCTGAAATTTCAGACGAATTATACAAGATAGATGCAGCCATGAATGCCGGTTTCGGCTGGGAAATGGGCCCGTTTGAAAAATGGGACGCTTTAGGCGTAGCCGATACCGTTAAAGCGATGGAAGAAAGTGGCAATAAACCTGCGCAGTGGGTTTATGATATGCTGGCAGCAGGCGCGCAATCCTTCTACAAAGTGGAGCATGGTAAACGTCTGTATTACGACATCCCATCAGAAGCTTACAAAGTTATACCGGGCACCGAGCAATTTATTTTGCTGGATAACATCCGCCCAACACATACCATCTGGAAAAACAGTGGCACTACCATCACCGATATCGGCGATGGTATTATCAACCTGGAATTCCATACCAAAATGAATACGATTGGCGGTGAGGTGATAGAGGGCATTAATAAAGCCATCACTCTTGCCGAAGCCAGCTATAAAGGTTTAGTTATCTCAAACGAAGGTGCCAACTTTAGCGCGGGTGCAAACGTGGGCATGATCTTCATGCTGGCAGTCGACCAGGAATTTGATGAGCTGAACATGGTGATCAAGGCATTCCAAAATACCATGATGCGGGTGCGTTATTCATCCATCCCGGTAGTGGTTGCTCCTCATCAAATGGCTTTAGGCGGCGGCTGCGAAATCTGTTTACATGCCGATAAAGTGGTTGCCCATGCTGAAACATATATGGGGCTGGTGGAATTTGGCGTAGGCCTTATCCCCGGCGGCGGTGGTACCAAGGAGTTTGCATTAAGGTTATCTGATGATCTGCAGGACGGTGATATCGAAACAAACAATTTCCGTGACCGCTTCCTGACCATCGGCCAGGCAAAAGTATCAACTTCAGCTTACGAGGCCTTTGAATTCGGCTACCTGAAAAAAGGCCGCGATGCCGTTGTGGTATCACAAAACAGGTTATTAGCCGAAGCCAAACAG
- a CDS encoding DUF2147 domain-containing protein: MSVLKRNLIRLMLVVLTLVTVNIAAKAQTDQIEGLWYNDVKSGKILITREKDGKFYGKVVWLKEPLKNGKPKVDELNEDEKLRSRPRLGLPVLYGFVKDRDNKYTDGKIYDPNNGKTYSCNITFKGDKLDIRGYIGISLFGRTTTWTRAEN; encoded by the coding sequence ATGTCTGTATTAAAAAGAAATCTTATCCGTTTAATGTTAGTGGTGCTAACATTGGTAACCGTAAATATTGCAGCCAAGGCCCAAACCGACCAGATAGAGGGCCTATGGTATAATGATGTTAAAAGCGGTAAAATACTCATCACCCGCGAAAAGGATGGCAAGTTTTACGGCAAGGTAGTTTGGCTGAAAGAGCCGCTGAAAAATGGCAAGCCAAAGGTTGATGAATTAAATGAAGATGAAAAATTGCGCAGCAGGCCACGGCTGGGACTGCCTGTATTATACGGCTTTGTGAAGGACAGGGACAATAAGTATACCGACGGTAAAATATACGACCCCAATAACGGAAAGACCTATTCGTGTAACATTACTTTCAAAGGCGATAAGCTGGATATACGCGGATATATCGGCATCTCGCTGTTTGGGCGCACCACAACCTGGACACGGGCTGAAAATTGA
- a CDS encoding acyl-CoA-binding protein has protein sequence MELKEQFDKAVADSKQLPSRPDNDTLLRIYSLYKQATEGDINAEPPGMFDFVAKAKYDAWTKLKGVSADDAMGQYIEVVEGLK, from the coding sequence ATGGAACTGAAAGAGCAATTTGATAAAGCCGTAGCCGACAGCAAACAACTGCCGTCGCGGCCGGACAACGATACATTATTACGCATATACAGCCTGTACAAACAAGCTACCGAAGGCGATATAAATGCCGAGCCGCCGGGCATGTTTGATTTTGTAGCCAAAGCCAAATATGATGCATGGACGAAGTTGAAGGGGGTAAGTGCTGACGATGCTATGGGGCAGTATATTGAAGTTGTGGAAGGATTGAAATAA
- a CDS encoding acyl-CoA thioesterase, with amino-acid sequence MVVYYEGQVLWSQLDANQHMRHSAYADIAAQARLNMLNSLGLHPAELFEYHIGPILFREELFYLREITINDTVKVSCELIKARADGSRWTIRHEIHRGDGIKAAIIIADGAWIDMEKRRLAVLPIELSELFMLSPKGEDYVEEQAKTK; translated from the coding sequence ATGGTGGTATACTATGAGGGTCAGGTGTTATGGTCGCAGTTGGATGCAAACCAGCACATGCGGCATTCGGCCTATGCGGATATTGCCGCGCAGGCCCGTTTAAATATGCTGAACAGCCTGGGTTTACACCCCGCAGAACTTTTTGAATACCACATAGGCCCCATATTATTCAGGGAAGAGCTTTTTTACCTGCGCGAGATAACTATAAATGATACCGTAAAAGTATCCTGCGAACTGATCAAAGCCCGTGCCGATGGTTCCCGCTGGACCATCCGCCATGAGATCCATCGTGGGGATGGTATTAAAGCTGCCATTATTATTGCAGATGGCGCATGGATCGACATGGAGAAAAGAAGACTTGCTGTTTTACCTATTGAACTTAGTGAATTATTCATGCTATCACCAAAAGGTGAAGATTACGTAGAAGAACAAGCCAAAACCAAATAA
- a CDS encoding electron transfer flavoprotein subunit alpha/FixB family protein — protein MSVLVLVEHTDGNIKKKSFEAVQYAAEIAKQTNTTATALVLGTIADNELESLGNYGAQKVLHVADDRLNDLHARAYVSALIAAAQKEGSKIIVMLHDINGKAVAPRVAIKLKAGMVAGALSYPDLAKGFVIKKAVYSGKAFAFVNITSDVKVITVMANSFPLVQGDGKAAVEKLNVTFGDKDFGIKVKEVNKVTGEVSLADAELVVSGGRGMKGPENWGLIEDLAKELGAATACSRPVADAGWRPHHEHVGQTGGTIRPNLYIAVGISGAIQHLAGVNGSKVIVVINKDPEAPFFKAANYGVVGDALEILPRLTEAVKKFKAHK, from the coding sequence ATGTCTGTATTAGTATTGGTAGAACATACCGATGGCAACATAAAAAAGAAAAGCTTTGAGGCCGTACAATATGCTGCTGAGATAGCCAAACAAACAAACACAACCGCTACCGCATTAGTTTTAGGAACTATTGCCGATAACGAACTGGAAAGCCTCGGCAATTACGGCGCGCAAAAAGTACTGCACGTTGCCGATGACCGCCTTAACGACCTGCATGCCCGTGCCTATGTCAGCGCATTGATCGCGGCAGCACAAAAAGAAGGCAGCAAGATCATTGTTATGCTGCATGATATCAACGGTAAAGCTGTAGCACCAAGAGTTGCCATAAAATTGAAAGCTGGTATGGTTGCAGGCGCGTTATCATATCCTGACCTGGCTAAAGGCTTCGTGATTAAAAAAGCGGTATACTCAGGTAAAGCGTTCGCGTTTGTAAATATTACCAGCGATGTAAAAGTGATCACCGTTATGGCCAACAGCTTCCCGCTGGTGCAGGGTGATGGCAAAGCTGCCGTTGAAAAGCTGAATGTAACTTTTGGTGATAAGGACTTCGGTATAAAGGTAAAAGAAGTAAACAAAGTAACCGGCGAGGTTTCGCTTGCTGATGCCGAACTGGTAGTATCCGGCGGTCGCGGTATGAAAGGCCCTGAGAATTGGGGACTGATAGAAGACCTGGCTAAAGAACTGGGCGCGGCAACAGCATGCTCACGCCCGGTAGCCGATGCAGGCTGGAGGCCACACCACGAGCACGTTGGGCAAACAGGTGGCACTATCCGTCCTAATTTATACATCGCGGTAGGTATATCAGGTGCAATCCAGCATTTGGCGGGGGTTAATGGCTCAAAGGTTATTGTAGTTATCAATAAAGACCCTGAAGCGCCATTCTTTAAAGCTGCCAATTATGGGGTTGTAGGCGATGCACTGGAAATATTGCCACGCCTTACCGAAGCGGTAAAGAAATTCAAAGCGCATAAATAA
- a CDS encoding electron transfer flavoprotein subunit beta/FixA family protein: MKILVCISQVPDTSTKIVLKDNNTAVNTQGTTWIINPYDEWYALIRALELKESGVATDIHLVTVGKADTEPVIRKALALGGDQAVRIDADSNDPYETASYIAEYAKSNGYDLVLCGKESIDYNNGTVGVMLAELLDMDYIGFATNIQVEGTTATVKREIEGGEETDTVSLPVVISCQKGVAEARIPNMRGIMAARTRPLNVVTPTAVTPVAAILSYEMPPAKAGIKMVSPDNMDELVQLLHTEAKVI, translated from the coding sequence ATGAAAATATTAGTCTGCATAAGTCAGGTGCCGGATACCAGCACCAAAATTGTGTTAAAGGATAACAATACTGCGGTAAACACGCAGGGAACAACCTGGATCATCAACCCGTATGATGAATGGTACGCGCTCATCCGCGCGCTCGAACTAAAGGAAAGCGGCGTAGCAACGGACATTCACCTGGTGACTGTTGGCAAAGCCGATACTGAGCCGGTGATCAGGAAGGCGCTGGCCCTTGGCGGCGACCAGGCTGTACGTATTGATGCCGATAGCAATGATCCTTACGAAACAGCCAGCTACATAGCCGAATATGCTAAAAGCAATGGTTACGATCTTGTTTTATGCGGTAAGGAATCCATAGATTATAATAACGGAACCGTTGGCGTTATGCTGGCCGAACTGTTGGATATGGATTATATAGGCTTTGCAACCAATATACAGGTTGAAGGCACTACAGCTACCGTAAAACGTGAAATTGAAGGTGGCGAAGAAACCGACACCGTTAGCCTGCCTGTAGTGATCTCCTGCCAGAAAGGTGTGGCTGAGGCCCGCATACCAAATATGCGTGGTATTATGGCTGCCCGTACCCGTCCGCTTAATGTGGTTACACCTACCGCGGTAACGCCTGTGGCTGCCATATTATCGTATGAGATGCCGCCTGCAAAAGCGGGTATAAAAATGGTGAGTCCTGATAATATGGATGAACTGGTTCAATTGCTGCACACCGAGGCAAAAGTTATCTAA
- a CDS encoding acyl-CoA dehydrogenase family protein — protein MSSTEAVKAIKGGEFLIRETSAEDVFIPEEWNEEQLMIAETCTNFLAQHITPNLVRIDEQEEGLMPHLMEEAGALGLLSISIPEEYGGFGKDFKTSMLVTEKLGAGNSFSVAFSAHTGIGTLPILYYGNDEQKAKYIPKLASGEWKGAYCLTEPSSGSDANSGKARAKLTEDGKHYLLNGQKMWITNAGFADIFTVFAKIDNDENLSAFIVEKGFEGITLNPEEHKMGIKGSSTRQVFFNDCKVPVENLLSERQNGFKIAVNILNLGRIKLGGGTVGASKEVTTLAIRYANEREQFGRPISKYGAIRYKLAQSAIRTYASESAIYRASENMEQATEHLVETGMDAIKAKLKGTEQYAIEAAIIKVHASETLNYVVDEGVQIYGGMGYSAEAPMDRAYRDSRINRIFEGTNEINRMLTVDMMLKRAMKGELDLMGPASKVAGELMSIPDFGGSEDEGLFSKEKKYIAGFKKAVLMVAGGAVQKLMQQLGKEQEVLMNLADMLIELYVSESTQLRVEKLVNMRGEEACKEQLDIMRVYINDAAEHIAKSGKEAINAFADGDERRMMLMGLKRFTKTEDFNTTQARRNIAAKLIEENKYCF, from the coding sequence ATGAGCAGTACTGAAGCTGTAAAAGCTATAAAGGGAGGGGAGTTTCTTATACGGGAAACTTCGGCAGAAGATGTTTTTATTCCGGAAGAATGGAATGAAGAACAATTGATGATAGCCGAAACATGCACCAACTTTCTTGCGCAACACATCACGCCAAACCTGGTTCGTATTGATGAGCAGGAAGAGGGATTGATGCCGCATTTGATGGAAGAAGCAGGCGCGTTAGGCTTACTAAGTATATCAATACCCGAGGAATATGGTGGTTTCGGCAAGGATTTTAAAACATCAATGCTGGTTACCGAAAAACTGGGCGCGGGTAATTCATTTTCCGTAGCGTTTTCGGCGCATACGGGCATTGGCACTTTACCTATATTATATTATGGCAACGATGAGCAAAAAGCAAAATATATACCCAAACTGGCCAGCGGCGAGTGGAAAGGCGCTTATTGCTTAACCGAGCCAAGTTCAGGCTCTGATGCAAACTCAGGCAAGGCCCGTGCTAAACTTACCGAAGATGGCAAGCATTACCTGCTTAACGGCCAAAAAATGTGGATCACCAATGCAGGTTTTGCTGATATCTTTACCGTTTTCGCTAAGATTGATAACGATGAGAACCTGAGCGCATTTATAGTTGAAAAAGGCTTTGAGGGCATTACCCTTAATCCCGAAGAACATAAAATGGGCATCAAAGGCAGCTCGACCCGCCAGGTATTTTTTAACGACTGTAAAGTACCGGTTGAAAACCTGTTATCAGAACGCCAGAATGGTTTTAAAATAGCTGTTAACATATTAAACCTGGGTCGTATAAAATTAGGCGGTGGCACGGTTGGCGCAAGTAAGGAAGTAACCACTTTAGCCATACGTTATGCTAACGAGCGTGAGCAATTCGGCAGGCCGATCTCAAAATATGGCGCTATCCGTTATAAACTGGCACAATCTGCCATCCGTACTTATGCTTCTGAGTCTGCCATCTATCGCGCCAGTGAAAACATGGAACAGGCCACTGAGCATTTGGTTGAAACCGGCATGGATGCTATAAAAGCCAAGCTAAAAGGCACCGAACAATATGCCATTGAAGCAGCCATCATCAAGGTACATGCATCTGAAACATTGAATTATGTGGTTGACGAAGGTGTACAGATCTACGGAGGCATGGGCTACAGCGCTGAGGCACCGATGGACCGCGCTTACCGCGACTCACGCATCAACCGCATATTTGAGGGCACTAACGAGATCAATCGCATGCTGACTGTCGACATGATGTTGAAACGCGCCATGAAAGGTGAACTGGACCTCATGGGTCCTGCGTCAAAGGTAGCGGGCGAGTTAATGAGCATCCCTGATTTTGGAGGCAGTGAGGATGAAGGCTTATTCAGCAAGGAAAAGAAATACATAGCCGGGTTTAAAAAAGCCGTACTAATGGTTGCCGGCGGCGCGGTACAAAAACTAATGCAGCAATTAGGCAAGGAGCAGGAAGTATTAATGAACCTGGCCGATATGCTGATAGAGCTATACGTAAGCGAATCGACCCAGTTGCGTGTTGAAAAACTGGTAAACATGCGCGGCGAAGAAGCCTGCAAAGAACAATTGGACATTATGCGGGTTTATATAAATGACGCCGCCGAGCACATTGCAAAATCAGGAAAAGAAGCCATCAACGCTTTTGCCGATGGCGACGAACGCAGAATGATGCTGATGGGCCTTAAACGCTTTACAAAAACTGAAGATTTTAACACCACCCAAGCCCGCAGAAATATTGCTGCGAAACTGATTGAGGAGAATAAGTATTGTTTTTAA
- a CDS encoding AraC family transcriptional regulator, translated as MSKKIAQLSLSKFADLYADKLVGPDFFITDEKQLLSLSEYPYRSDGYIIGICTRGTAQVEVNLQVYQSRPDAMLLATPFHTLRIYNSSPDFLCRFIVFSKAFLTENNVNSHFLESFSYFKSASLPVIYPTHEEINMLLDIYMLMKKKLEREEHPYRMEISRSILTSLLYEVESIYEHHHVMIKGKQTRKQELNVLFQELVFHHYKGHRNVQYYADALYVSSKHLTETIKEVTGRTAGEWIDDAVILEAKVLLRNHEISIARIAEDINFPDQSSFGKYFKNHTGLSPSDYRVAMAI; from the coding sequence ATGAGTAAAAAGATCGCACAATTAAGCTTATCAAAGTTTGCAGACCTGTACGCAGATAAGCTTGTTGGCCCCGATTTTTTTATCACCGATGAAAAACAACTGTTGAGCCTCAGCGAATACCCTTATCGATCCGACGGCTATATTATTGGCATATGCACCCGCGGCACGGCACAGGTTGAAGTGAACCTGCAGGTATACCAGTCGAGGCCCGATGCCATGCTCCTGGCCACACCTTTCCATACCTTACGTATTTATAATAGCAGTCCTGATTTTTTATGCCGCTTCATTGTTTTTTCAAAAGCATTCTTAACCGAGAACAACGTTAACAGCCATTTCCTGGAATCGTTCAGCTATTTTAAAAGCGCGTCGCTGCCGGTTATATATCCCACGCATGAAGAAATAAACATGCTGCTGGATATTTATATGCTGATGAAGAAAAAGCTGGAACGCGAGGAACACCCTTACCGCATGGAAATATCAAGGAGCATTTTAACATCGCTGCTATATGAAGTGGAATCGATATACGAGCACCACCATGTAATGATAAAGGGCAAGCAAACACGCAAACAGGAGTTGAATGTGCTGTTCCAGGAACTGGTTTTTCATCATTATAAAGGGCACCGCAACGTACAGTACTATGCCGATGCCTTGTATGTATCATCAAAGCACCTTACCGAAACCATTAAAGAAGTAACCGGCCGAACTGCCGGCGAATGGATAGATGATGCTGTGATACTGGAAGCAAAGGTATTATTAAGGAACCACGAGATCAGCATTGCCCGCATCGCCGAGGATATTAATTTCCCCGATCAATCCTCTTTTGGTAAGTATTTTAAAAACCACACCGGTCTCTCCCCCTCAGATTATCGTGTGGCAATGGCTATTTAA
- a CDS encoding OmpP1/FadL family transporter, which translates to MKKILLLVLALIPVISFAQGFQVNLEGQKQIGMGHTGTGLLQDGASVFFNPGAVVMLPDNYIQAGISPLMFRSVFNPMGTNVEDHVANKVATPFNFYAAVGPRNGWWKLGMAVYTPFGGLTDWGDSWAGKYTLESLDLKAIYFQPTLSIKLTDYLSIGGGFVYNRGIVDLTQAIPLTNSAGQDGQAELKGSGKGYGWNAGIFVKTESGITIGITHRSGVSTTINNGNAIFNVPSSLQSSFPQPNSFSATIPLPSTTSVGLGFYPTERWTLAFDANLVGWDVYKALAFDYKINTPQLQDSYSARNYQDAVSIRVGAQYKACNNLFLRFGGGFAGTAVQDGYVTAEAPDAPRKFVTCGLGYKLASRLDLDVSFEYEHVDARTQTNIQSQLAGTFETNVYIPGLSLAYHW; encoded by the coding sequence ATGAAGAAAATTCTACTATTAGTGCTCGCACTGATACCTGTTATTTCGTTCGCGCAAGGGTTCCAGGTGAACCTTGAGGGGCAGAAACAAATAGGTATGGGCCACACCGGTACCGGTCTGTTACAGGATGGAGCCTCCGTGTTTTTTAATCCCGGCGCCGTTGTTATGTTACCTGATAATTATATTCAGGCAGGTATCAGCCCATTAATGTTCAGGTCTGTTTTTAACCCAATGGGTACCAATGTGGAGGATCATGTTGCCAACAAGGTTGCTACACCATTTAATTTTTATGCTGCCGTAGGGCCCAGAAATGGCTGGTGGAAACTTGGTATGGCCGTATATACGCCCTTTGGCGGTTTAACCGACTGGGGAGATAGCTGGGCAGGGAAATATACGCTGGAAAGCCTTGATCTTAAAGCCATCTACTTTCAGCCTACATTAAGTATAAAACTAACCGATTATTTAAGCATAGGCGGTGGTTTTGTGTATAACCGCGGTATAGTTGATCTTACGCAGGCTATCCCGTTAACCAATTCTGCCGGGCAGGACGGGCAGGCTGAGCTTAAAGGATCAGGTAAAGGATATGGCTGGAACGCCGGTATCTTCGTGAAAACCGAATCGGGTATTACTATTGGTATCACCCACCGTTCAGGTGTAAGTACCACTATTAATAATGGTAATGCTATTTTTAATGTGCCATCATCCTTACAAAGCAGCTTTCCGCAGCCTAATAGCTTCTCGGCAACAATTCCATTGCCTTCAACTACATCAGTAGGTTTAGGTTTTTATCCAACCGAAAGATGGACACTCGCTTTCGATGCCAACTTAGTTGGATGGGATGTTTACAAAGCTTTAGCTTTTGATTACAAAATAAACACCCCTCAATTACAGGATAGCTATTCGGCACGTAATTACCAGGATGCCGTTAGTATAAGAGTGGGTGCTCAATATAAAGCGTGTAATAACCTGTTCCTTCGGTTTGGTGGTGGTTTTGCAGGAACAGCTGTACAGGATGGCTATGTTACTGCGGAAGCCCCCGATGCCCCGCGTAAATTTGTAACATGTGGTTTAGGCTATAAGCTGGCTTCAAGATTGGACCTTGATGTTTCATTTGAGTATGAGCACGTAGATGCCCGCACCCAAACCAATATTCAGTCGCAATTAGCAGGTACGTTTGAAACAAATGTTTACATCCCAGGCTTATCACTGGCTTATCACTGGTAA
- a CDS encoding SGNH/GDSL hydrolase family protein, whose amino-acid sequence MKNFKIYLIAGLLFLAACKPEIHNPAPTKGRADFSRYIAVGNSLTAGYSNGGLYLAGQLNSYPSIMAKQMLAVGGGTFNQPLFATGQENGSGYLKLTGFDANGNPITAPVITDLAIRGILPIPGFGNVTLYTKYTGDIENYGVPGIKLLNITYAPYGNLNGFFERMLPNDAPTNTTDYLDFVTAKPFTFFSDWLGNNDALAYATGGGVGDVLTDKTVFAELYELSIEKLTASGQKGVVATIPDVTSIPYFNTVTVGAILAAVQAKNPAAKALYVNALVSGTTYAPRVATANDLIILTFPTSMIGTLVTTPYGPQPYGLTPVTPIDNQYVLDANEVALTRDYVQSYNTTIKSIAAQKGLAVFDAYTYLNNVKANGLVVDGISLNSSYISGGLFSLDGVHLTPRGYSIIANEFIKAINSTYGSSIPLANVAAYPGLTFP is encoded by the coding sequence ATGAAGAACTTTAAAATATATCTTATTGCAGGTTTGCTATTTTTAGCTGCCTGTAAGCCCGAAATCCACAATCCCGCGCCAACAAAAGGTAGGGCCGACTTTTCACGCTATATAGCTGTAGGTAACTCCTTAACAGCAGGTTACTCCAATGGTGGTTTATACCTTGCAGGTCAATTAAACTCATATCCGTCTATCATGGCTAAGCAGATGCTGGCAGTAGGCGGCGGTACTTTTAATCAACCTTTATTTGCTACCGGCCAGGAAAACGGCTCGGGCTATCTTAAACTAACAGGTTTTGATGCCAACGGCAACCCTATTACTGCACCTGTTATTACTGACCTGGCTATACGTGGCATATTGCCTATCCCGGGGTTTGGTAACGTTACCTTGTACACCAAATACACCGGCGATATTGAGAACTACGGCGTACCGGGAATTAAATTATTAAATATCACTTACGCTCCTTATGGTAACCTTAACGGCTTTTTTGAGCGTATGCTACCGAATGACGCACCAACCAACACAACTGATTATCTTGATTTTGTAACAGCCAAGCCATTTACCTTTTTCTCAGATTGGTTGGGTAATAATGATGCATTGGCTTATGCTACCGGTGGTGGTGTTGGTGATGTGCTAACAGATAAAACAGTTTTTGCCGAGTTATATGAATTATCGATAGAAAAACTAACCGCATCAGGCCAAAAAGGCGTGGTAGCTACTATACCCGATGTTACTTCTATCCCTTATTTTAATACGGTAACGGTTGGCGCTATTTTGGCTGCTGTACAAGCGAAAAATCCAGCCGCAAAGGCACTTTATGTAAATGCGCTGGTATCAGGCACTACTTATGCGCCAAGGGTAGCAACAGCAAATGACCTTATCATACTAACATTCCCAACCAGTATGATTGGTACGCTGGTAACAACACCTTACGGCCCGCAGCCTTATGGTTTAACCCCTGTAACGCCAATTGATAACCAATATGTGCTGGATGCAAACGAAGTTGCCTTAACACGCGATTACGTGCAATCATACAATACTACCATTAAATCAATTGCAGCCCAAAAAGGCCTGGCCGTTTTTGATGCCTATACTTACTTAAATAATGTTAAAGCAAATGGATTGGTGGTTGATGGTATCAGCCTTAATTCGTCATACATCAGCGGTGGCTTATTCTCGCTTGATGGTGTGCACCTTACCCCCCGCGGATATTCTATTATAGCCAACGAATTTATTAAGGCTATAAACAGTACCTATGGCTCTTCTATTCCTTTGGCCAACGTTGCTGCTTATCCGGGCCTTACTTTCCCATAA